Proteins co-encoded in one Arachis hypogaea cultivar Tifrunner chromosome 11, arahy.Tifrunner.gnm2.J5K5, whole genome shotgun sequence genomic window:
- the LOC140176016 gene encoding serine/arginine-rich splicing factor SC35-like yields the protein MNRNQHEIQPRKQGKEVWRQMGAQKSLVTVFADNLPRNSTVSWIWKVFGRARVVVDVFIPNKARERNQLKFAFVRYVSRTKALNVIQHLDGWIMWGCKLRLTEAKYIRGIGDKINEGRVAMDPNIRTIEEMKI from the coding sequence ATGAATAGGAACCAACATGAAATACAACCTAGGAAACAGGGAAAAGAAGTATGGAGGCAGATGGGAGCACAGAAGAGTCTGGTAACTGTGTTTGCTGACAACTTACCACGCAACTCCACTGTAAGTTGGATCTGGAAGGTTTTTGGAAGGGCTAGGGTGGTTGTGGATGTGTTCATTCCTAACAAAGCTAGAGAAAGGAATCAGCTAAAATTCGCATTTGTTAGGTATGTATCAAGAACGAAAGCCTTGAATGTGATACAACATCTTGATGGTTGGATAATGTGGGGGTGCAAGTTAAGACTGACAGAAGCAAAATACATAAGAGGGATTGGGGATAAAATTAATGAAGGAAGAGTAGCAATGGATCCAAACATAAGGACAATTGAAGAGATGAAGATATGA